One Arthrobacter sp. StoSoilB20 DNA segment encodes these proteins:
- a CDS encoding HutD family protein: protein MEIIRFADIRPEPWRNGGGVTRELASHPKAASAQDGAWDWRVSIADVSKAGEFSAFPGMERVITIIDGELLLLSVDGSEHPLEKYRPFRFSGEAASSATLPTGDIQDLNVIAREGAFKGYTSIVEISKKRAHPVFEGQLAVLLEGKATVAPGGLGDEAPVEEEESDGGAPAPSAAEPIELSRYDAVVGSDTRSPEITGRGFIAVISIDHVEAHA, encoded by the coding sequence ATGGAGATCATCCGCTTTGCCGACATCCGTCCTGAACCGTGGCGCAACGGCGGTGGGGTGACGCGCGAACTCGCCAGCCACCCCAAAGCCGCTTCAGCCCAGGACGGGGCATGGGATTGGCGCGTCAGCATCGCCGACGTCTCAAAAGCCGGCGAATTTTCCGCCTTCCCCGGCATGGAGCGGGTTATCACCATCATCGACGGCGAACTGCTGTTGCTCTCTGTGGACGGCTCGGAGCACCCGCTGGAGAAGTATCGTCCGTTCCGTTTCTCTGGCGAGGCCGCCTCTTCGGCAACTCTTCCCACCGGGGATATACAGGATCTGAACGTCATTGCACGCGAGGGCGCTTTCAAGGGCTACACGTCCATTGTGGAAATCTCCAAGAAACGGGCTCACCCGGTCTTCGAGGGCCAACTGGCCGTCCTTCTTGAAGGGAAAGCCACGGTGGCGCCCGGCGGGCTTGGGGACGAAGCACCGGTTGAGGAGGAAGAGTCCGACGGCGGCGCCCCGGCACCCAGCGCGGCCGAGCCGATTGAACTGTCCCGGTATGACGCCGTGGTGGGCTCGGATACCCGCAGCCCGGAAATCACGGGCCGGGGCTTCATCGCGGTCATCTCGATCGACCATGTGGAAGCCCACGCCTGA
- a CDS encoding multidrug efflux SMR transporter: protein MSWIILILSGALEAVWAAALHRSKGFRKPVPTVVFLVSVIASMGGLAIAMQSIPTGTAYAVWVGVGVVLTATYAMVTKVERATTARLLLLAGIGACVVGLKVVA from the coding sequence ATGTCGTGGATAATTCTCATTCTTTCCGGAGCACTTGAGGCCGTGTGGGCCGCAGCGCTCCACCGTTCCAAGGGCTTCCGCAAACCCGTCCCAACTGTTGTGTTCCTGGTGTCAGTGATCGCCAGTATGGGCGGCCTCGCCATCGCGATGCAGTCCATCCCGACGGGCACGGCCTACGCGGTGTGGGTTGGCGTCGGTGTCGTCCTCACTGCAACATACGCGATGGTCACCAAAGTTGAACGCGCGACGACGGCCCGGCTGCTTCTGCTTGCGGGCATCGGCGCATGCGTGGTCGGCCTGAAGGTGGTGGCGTAG
- a CDS encoding multidrug efflux SMR transporter encodes MTANNSNTKNTGNGIFWAILLASALLEAVWATALGLSNGFTQLMPTVVFAITAVLSMLGLGIAVKRIPLGTAYAVWVGIGAALTVGWAMITGVESASPLKLLFIAGIVGCAAGLKALPADKPAAKAE; translated from the coding sequence ATGACTGCAAACAACTCGAACACCAAGAACACCGGCAACGGAATCTTCTGGGCCATTCTCCTGGCCTCGGCGCTGCTCGAGGCCGTATGGGCCACCGCTTTGGGCCTGTCCAACGGCTTCACGCAACTCATGCCCACAGTGGTCTTCGCTATCACCGCAGTACTGAGCATGCTCGGACTGGGCATCGCCGTGAAGCGCATCCCCCTCGGTACTGCTTACGCGGTCTGGGTCGGGATTGGTGCTGCGCTGACAGTTGGCTGGGCCATGATCACGGGCGTGGAGTCCGCGAGCCCGCTGAAGCTGCTCTTCATCGCGGGAATCGTGGGCTGTGCTGCCGGTTTGAAGGCCCTGCCTGCCGATAAGCCTGCTGCCAAGGCCGAGTAG
- a CDS encoding aldo/keto reductase — translation MTEVQLGDGLKVSPLGFGGMALTPVYGGIEPEEGLQTLRHAVDAGITFIDTADVYGAGSNEELVGRLLKERRDEIQVATKFGIEGNPADGYTGVRGDAPYIRQAAEASLRRLDTDVIDLYYMHRRDLRVPIVETVEAMAELVREGKVRHLGLSEVTAEELRQANAVHPIAAVQSEWSIWSRDVELNVVPAAKELGVGFVPYSPLGRGFLTGTVSAGDLGENDFRHKIPRFGDEALDANQAVVAAVREVASGLDATPAQVALAWLFAQGQRLGISVVPIPGTRKTHRIDENLGALSLQLGTAQLEVLNQAAAGVVGSRSADPNWVSQGREANNVG, via the coding sequence ATGACTGAAGTTCAACTCGGTGACGGCCTCAAGGTCAGTCCCCTCGGATTCGGCGGAATGGCCCTCACCCCGGTGTACGGGGGAATCGAGCCGGAAGAAGGCCTGCAAACACTGAGGCATGCGGTGGACGCGGGAATCACGTTCATCGACACCGCAGACGTGTACGGCGCCGGGAGCAACGAGGAACTCGTGGGCAGGCTCTTGAAGGAGCGGCGCGACGAGATCCAGGTGGCCACCAAGTTCGGAATTGAGGGCAACCCCGCGGACGGGTACACGGGAGTCCGCGGGGATGCGCCTTACATCAGGCAAGCGGCGGAAGCGAGCCTCCGCCGCCTGGACACTGACGTGATTGACCTCTACTACATGCACCGCCGTGACCTCCGCGTTCCGATAGTGGAAACCGTGGAGGCCATGGCGGAACTGGTCCGAGAGGGCAAGGTCCGGCACCTCGGCTTGTCTGAGGTGACGGCCGAGGAGCTCAGGCAGGCCAACGCTGTCCATCCCATTGCCGCGGTCCAGAGCGAGTGGTCGATCTGGAGCAGGGATGTGGAGCTCAACGTTGTACCTGCCGCCAAGGAACTTGGCGTTGGGTTTGTGCCTTATTCGCCTCTTGGCCGCGGATTCCTCACGGGAACCGTCAGCGCGGGCGACCTTGGGGAAAATGACTTCCGCCATAAGATCCCCCGTTTTGGTGACGAGGCACTTGATGCGAACCAAGCCGTAGTGGCCGCGGTCCGCGAGGTAGCCAGTGGGCTGGATGCAACTCCTGCCCAGGTAGCCCTGGCATGGCTGTTCGCCCAAGGTCAGCGCCTTGGGATTTCCGTGGTTCCCATCCCCGGCACGCGTAAAACGCACCGGATCGACGAGAACCTGGGGGCACTGTCCCTGCAACTGGGGACAGCACAACTTGAGGTGCTCAACCAAGCCGCGGCCGGCGTCGTGGGTTCACGTTCTGCCGACCCCAACTGGGTTTCGCAGGGCCGCGAAGCCAACAACGTAGGCTGA
- a CDS encoding MBL fold metallo-hydrolase, producing MDSLIHSLHQITIRSISVSEMNNNVYLLTSKSTGGQLLIDAADDLPAIQQLIADSAVDSAAPTKVLRIATTHQHWDHVRALPELVEVTGATTSAGADDADALPVPVDVRLGHGDVERFDDFEITAIHLRGHTPGSIAFVYQDPNGPAHIFSGDSLFPGGVGNTQKDPARFTSLLNDVSERLFDAYPDDTLVHPGHGLPTTLGAERPHLEEWRARGW from the coding sequence ATGGATTCGCTCATTCACTCTTTGCACCAAATCACCATCCGCAGCATCTCCGTCAGCGAGATGAACAACAACGTGTACTTGCTGACTTCGAAGTCCACGGGTGGGCAGTTGTTGATCGACGCCGCCGACGACCTTCCTGCGATCCAGCAATTGATCGCAGACAGCGCCGTCGATTCGGCCGCTCCCACCAAGGTGCTCAGGATCGCCACCACCCACCAGCACTGGGACCATGTCCGCGCGCTGCCGGAGTTGGTGGAAGTTACCGGCGCAACCACCTCAGCTGGAGCGGACGACGCCGATGCGTTGCCGGTTCCGGTGGATGTCCGGCTTGGTCACGGCGACGTCGAGCGGTTTGACGACTTCGAGATCACGGCAATCCACTTGCGCGGACACACCCCGGGCTCGATCGCTTTCGTGTACCAGGATCCGAACGGGCCCGCCCACATTTTCAGTGGTGACTCGTTGTTTCCGGGAGGCGTCGGCAACACACAGAAAGATCCTGCACGCTTCACTTCTCTGTTGAACGACGTGTCGGAGCGACTGTTCGACGCCTATCCGGACGATACCCTGGTCCACCCCGGCCATGGATTGCCCACAACCCTTGGCGCCGAGCGGCCACACCTTGAGGAGTGGCGCGCCCGAGGCTGGTAG
- a CDS encoding DEAD/DEAH box helicase has translation MTTFAALGTPKPIAESLAADGIEEAFPIQVKTLPDTLAGRDVLGRGRTGSGKTIAFAIPLVARLAEREAKHFRKPGRPMGLVLAPTRELATQINATIEPLAKAMGLNTTVIYGGISQARQEKALRAGVDIVIACPGRLEDLIRQRILTLEAVEVTVLDEADHMADLGFLPVVKKLMDMTPTQGQRLLFSATLDNGVDKLVNRYLSNPLTHSVDDPQAAVTTMEHHVLVVNDQTVKKQLIVELASGAGRRVLFMRTKHHARKLAKTLTDAGIPAVDLHGNLSQNARDRNLAEFSNGDVRVLVATDVAARGVHVDDVELVIHVDPPTEHKAYLHRSGRTARAGSDGTVVTLTLPEQQSDVKKLMKAAGVDVSFERVTANSPLVAELVGDIADKVDPRTRAALLAAKAPQGGGTSTGANAQRKRARRSGGQAAPTAGGRGGRGGRGKVAAEPVRTDVNRAERRAAMNDDVARSSRGRGKSTSTHRNDVPGSQGQGGRSGRPATGQRAASAPRTASTTSTRTGGNKAVWSSATGAASGGSYGSGASGNSARGGSGAGRPARSGPRRASAPASNERRGR, from the coding sequence ATGACTACTTTTGCTGCCCTTGGCACGCCCAAGCCCATTGCTGAGTCCCTCGCCGCAGATGGCATCGAAGAGGCATTCCCCATCCAGGTGAAGACCCTCCCTGACACGCTCGCAGGCCGCGACGTCCTGGGCCGTGGCCGCACCGGCTCCGGCAAGACCATCGCTTTCGCCATCCCGCTCGTGGCCCGCTTGGCCGAGCGCGAAGCAAAGCACTTCCGCAAACCGGGCCGTCCCATGGGCCTCGTCCTTGCACCGACGCGTGAACTGGCAACCCAGATCAACGCCACCATCGAGCCGTTGGCCAAGGCCATGGGCCTGAACACCACGGTCATCTACGGCGGCATCTCCCAGGCACGCCAGGAAAAGGCCCTGCGTGCCGGCGTCGACATCGTCATCGCCTGCCCGGGCCGCCTCGAAGACCTGATCCGCCAGCGCATCCTGACCCTCGAAGCCGTTGAGGTCACCGTGCTGGATGAGGCCGACCACATGGCTGACCTCGGCTTCCTCCCGGTGGTCAAGAAGCTCATGGACATGACCCCCACCCAGGGTCAGCGCCTGCTCTTCTCCGCAACGTTGGACAACGGTGTTGACAAGCTGGTCAACCGTTACCTCTCCAACCCGCTGACGCACTCCGTGGACGATCCCCAGGCCGCTGTCACCACCATGGAACACCACGTCCTGGTGGTCAACGACCAGACCGTCAAGAAGCAACTCATCGTTGAACTGGCCTCCGGCGCCGGCCGCCGCGTCCTCTTCATGCGGACCAAGCACCACGCCCGCAAGCTTGCCAAGACCCTCACGGACGCCGGCATCCCCGCCGTCGACCTTCACGGCAACCTGTCGCAGAACGCACGCGACCGCAACCTTGCCGAGTTCTCCAACGGTGACGTCCGCGTCCTGGTGGCTACCGACGTCGCGGCCCGTGGCGTTCACGTTGACGACGTCGAACTCGTCATCCACGTGGACCCGCCCACAGAGCACAAGGCCTACCTGCACCGCTCAGGCCGCACCGCCCGCGCCGGTTCCGATGGAACCGTGGTCACCCTGACGCTTCCCGAGCAGCAGAGCGACGTCAAGAAGCTCATGAAGGCTGCCGGCGTTGACGTTTCGTTTGAACGCGTGACGGCCAACTCGCCGCTGGTTGCCGAGCTCGTGGGCGACATCGCGGACAAGGTTGATCCCCGCACCCGTGCAGCTCTCCTGGCAGCCAAGGCTCCGCAGGGTGGCGGCACCTCCACCGGTGCCAACGCCCAGCGCAAGCGCGCACGCCGTTCGGGCGGCCAGGCTGCTCCCACTGCCGGTGGCCGTGGCGGCCGCGGTGGACGTGGAAAGGTCGCGGCTGAGCCGGTTCGCACGGACGTCAACCGCGCCGAGCGTCGCGCAGCAATGAACGACGACGTCGCCCGCAGCTCACGTGGTCGCGGCAAGTCGACTTCCACTCACCGTAACGACGTACCGGGCTCGCAGGGGCAGGGTGGCCGCAGCGGCCGTCCGGCTACCGGCCAGCGGGCAGCTTCGGCTCCCCGCACGGCGTCCACTACTTCGACGCGTACCGGCGGAAACAAAGCTGTTTGGTCTTCCGCAACCGGCGCTGCGTCCGGTGGATCCTACGGTTCGGGCGCTTCCGGGAACTCCGCTCGTGGTGGATCCGGTGCAGGCCGTCCGGCACGCAGCGGCCCGCGTCGTGCCTCGGCTCCCGCGTCCAACGAGCGTCGCGGCCGCTAA
- a CDS encoding MFS transporter, with protein MTSDTSTAGILRRPYLLATVGACALVFLSAFESLAVTTIMPLVSRDLDGASLYALAFAGPLATGVMGMVAAGNWSDRRGPAAPLYSSVALFVAGLLIAGMAGTMEILVLGRLVQGLGGGAMTVALYVLVARVYPAELHPKIFAAFAASWVVPSLVGPFAAGVVAQLSSWHWVFLGVVGLVVPALLMVVPAVRGMKSEPPAEPVPWAFGRMGWAALAAIAVLGLNLSAEVPGFGGAIAVVALVIALVAVKPLVPRGTLTAHRGLPSVILVRGLASAAFFGAEVYLPYLLTERYAFTPTFAGLTLTGAALAWAGASAVQGRLGNRLADDLAVKIGAALVLVAIISTLVTAAFALPAAVAIGGWILAGAGMGLMYPRLSVMTLALSTPENQGFNSAAMSISDSLGGALSLAATGLVFAAFTTTNPFAGVFALAAIIAVVGVLMAPRVAARAGGRARVGARRGAREGAREGARRGARVGVTSADASTPDTESELTHHA; from the coding sequence ATGACCTCTGACACCTCAACGGCCGGGATACTGCGCCGCCCCTACCTGCTTGCCACCGTGGGGGCTTGCGCACTGGTGTTCCTCAGTGCGTTCGAATCCCTCGCCGTGACCACCATCATGCCGCTCGTGAGCCGCGACCTCGACGGGGCAAGCCTTTACGCCCTGGCCTTCGCCGGCCCCCTGGCAACCGGTGTGATGGGCATGGTGGCAGCGGGCAACTGGTCGGACCGTCGAGGACCTGCGGCGCCGCTGTATTCCTCCGTTGCTTTGTTCGTAGCGGGACTTCTGATCGCAGGGATGGCCGGCACCATGGAAATCCTGGTGCTGGGCCGGTTGGTGCAGGGTCTTGGTGGCGGCGCGATGACCGTGGCGCTCTACGTCCTGGTGGCCCGGGTGTACCCGGCCGAACTGCACCCTAAGATCTTCGCCGCTTTTGCCGCGTCCTGGGTGGTCCCATCCCTGGTGGGACCATTCGCGGCAGGCGTGGTGGCCCAGTTGAGCAGCTGGCACTGGGTGTTCCTCGGCGTCGTGGGACTTGTTGTTCCGGCTTTGCTGATGGTGGTGCCGGCCGTGCGTGGCATGAAGTCCGAACCCCCAGCCGAGCCTGTTCCCTGGGCGTTTGGCCGTATGGGGTGGGCTGCGCTCGCAGCCATAGCCGTCCTCGGCCTGAACCTGTCCGCTGAGGTGCCGGGCTTCGGTGGGGCGATTGCCGTCGTCGCGCTGGTCATTGCCCTTGTTGCGGTGAAGCCCCTGGTACCGCGTGGAACACTGACGGCACACCGCGGCCTGCCCAGTGTGATCCTGGTACGGGGGCTGGCGTCGGCGGCGTTCTTCGGGGCCGAGGTGTACCTGCCGTACCTGTTGACTGAGCGGTATGCGTTCACGCCGACCTTTGCCGGGCTGACCCTGACCGGTGCCGCGCTCGCGTGGGCCGGGGCGTCGGCGGTACAGGGCCGGCTGGGTAACCGCTTGGCCGACGATCTCGCCGTGAAGATCGGCGCCGCACTGGTGCTGGTCGCCATCATTTCCACGCTGGTGACGGCCGCGTTTGCCCTCCCCGCGGCTGTGGCCATTGGCGGGTGGATCCTTGCCGGCGCCGGGATGGGCCTCATGTACCCGAGGCTCTCCGTGATGACGTTGGCGCTGTCCACTCCCGAAAACCAGGGCTTCAACAGTGCGGCCATGTCCATCTCCGACTCCCTTGGCGGTGCGCTCTCCCTCGCCGCCACGGGGCTTGTGTTCGCGGCCTTCACGACGACGAACCCGTTCGCGGGGGTGTTCGCACTGGCGGCGATCATCGCCGTCGTCGGGGTTCTCATGGCGCCGAGGGTCGCCGCCCGCGCGGGGGGTCGTGCTCGGGTGGGTGCTCGTCGGGGTGCTCGGGAGGGTGCTCGAGAGGGCGCTCGGCGGGGTGCTCGGGTGGGCGTGACATCGGCCGACGCAAGTACACCCGACACGGAATCCGAACTGACGCACCACGCCTGA
- the soxR gene encoding redox-sensitive transcriptional activator SoxR: protein MQPATTHRPLTIGELSERSGVAPSALHFYERNGLIEAERTAGNQRRYRRDTLRRVAFIKTSQRVGLPLKDIREALDSLPDGRTPTKRDWAKLSLRWRKELDDRIAALQHLRNDLDGCIGCGCLSLKSCTLQNPSDELGASGTGAQRWNQPS, encoded by the coding sequence ATGCAGCCAGCCACAACCCACAGGCCCCTCACTATTGGCGAGCTGTCCGAGCGCAGCGGAGTGGCGCCGTCGGCCCTTCATTTCTACGAACGCAACGGGCTGATCGAAGCGGAACGAACGGCCGGCAACCAACGGCGTTACCGGAGGGACACCCTGCGCCGGGTCGCGTTCATCAAGACCTCCCAGCGCGTGGGCCTGCCGTTGAAGGACATCCGCGAGGCGTTGGATTCCCTGCCGGACGGCCGGACTCCCACCAAACGCGATTGGGCCAAGTTGTCGCTGCGATGGCGCAAGGAGCTAGACGACCGCATCGCTGCCCTCCAACACCTCCGAAACGATCTTGACGGTTGCATCGGCTGTGGTTGCCTGAGCCTGAAGTCGTGCACGTTGCAGAACCCCTCGGACGAGCTCGGCGCTTCAGGAACCGGTGCGCAGCGTTGGAACCAACCGTCGTAG
- a CDS encoding FG-GAP-like repeat-containing protein, with amino-acid sequence MPPAQAAPPSSDAVAVPATVPSTSPATVQAATATAPRKIDIAHPKFVELKKDGTKLFVASPEGMLSVIDTAQGVVAKSVQAGPTTALALSTNGSTAFLATGTGVTIIDAAAMTVKYVVPVGDEVAGLVVSPGGTALYVGLKTAGVKVVDVAQGKVTAQIPVGGSITKLLATPDGAKLYALKGASVAVIDTKSRTVLATDPMTGTDGTVSPDGTRLVTTHGWGLSVINTATDKVLATFQTFLEPSAPVFTPDSKRAFFEDHGQPYYPSPGRRVINNPMVSQLNLETLAVGQATPDRQEPGTLVMNPDGTRLYRSNATVIQVWGARSEDSSIPLVEDLQLGAYTSVRAMAPDGSKLYATSVDGNAIWVLDTSGPPKNVWKDYNSDGATDVLARDTAGTLWLYPGDGKRGWLPRSAVGSGWNGMSLILSAGDFNGDTHADVLARDAAGDLWLYPGNGRSGWLPRTKVGVGWNAMTAVVAPGDFNGDGKADVMARDAAGDFWLYPGNGSGGWLPRAKAGTGWNQMTTILGPGEFGSPGGDIMAKDAAGTLWLYEGNGNGGWLPRRQVGIGWNVMTAIVTPGDINSDGVPDVLARNSSGSLILYRGTGSGGLQEDQQVGAGWNVMTAIL; translated from the coding sequence ATGCCACCCGCACAAGCGGCTCCGCCGTCGTCGGATGCGGTGGCGGTCCCCGCGACGGTTCCATCGACAAGCCCCGCGACGGTTCAGGCGGCGACTGCAACGGCCCCGCGGAAAATCGACATAGCCCATCCGAAATTCGTGGAGCTCAAGAAAGACGGCACAAAGCTCTTTGTGGCCAGCCCCGAGGGCATGCTGTCCGTCATCGACACAGCCCAGGGTGTGGTGGCCAAAAGCGTCCAAGCCGGTCCCACCACCGCCCTGGCTCTCAGCACGAACGGATCAACGGCTTTCCTGGCGACCGGCACCGGCGTCACCATCATTGATGCAGCTGCCATGACCGTGAAGTATGTGGTCCCTGTGGGTGACGAGGTGGCAGGCCTGGTGGTCAGCCCCGGTGGAACCGCACTGTATGTGGGGCTCAAAACCGCGGGCGTGAAAGTGGTTGATGTTGCCCAAGGCAAGGTAACAGCCCAAATACCAGTGGGTGGAAGCATCACCAAACTGCTGGCAACTCCGGACGGGGCCAAGCTCTATGCGCTCAAGGGGGCATCGGTAGCGGTCATTGATACGAAGAGCCGGACCGTTTTGGCCACGGACCCGATGACCGGGACGGACGGCACCGTCTCACCGGATGGAACGCGGTTGGTGACCACGCACGGGTGGGGCCTCTCGGTCATCAACACCGCCACGGACAAGGTTCTGGCCACCTTCCAGACGTTCCTGGAACCGTCCGCGCCCGTCTTCACCCCGGACAGCAAGCGGGCCTTCTTCGAAGACCACGGACAACCGTATTACCCGTCCCCGGGCCGCCGGGTCATCAACAATCCCATGGTGTCCCAGCTCAACCTCGAAACCCTGGCCGTCGGGCAGGCCACCCCGGACAGGCAGGAGCCGGGCACCTTGGTGATGAACCCGGATGGAACCCGGCTGTACCGGTCAAATGCAACGGTGATCCAGGTGTGGGGTGCAAGGTCCGAGGATTCCTCCATCCCGTTGGTCGAGGATCTCCAGCTCGGTGCCTACACCTCGGTTCGGGCGATGGCACCGGACGGGTCCAAGCTCTACGCAACCTCCGTTGACGGCAACGCCATCTGGGTTCTTGACACCTCCGGTCCACCAAAGAACGTCTGGAAGGACTACAACTCCGACGGCGCCACGGACGTGCTCGCGCGGGACACTGCCGGCACGCTGTGGCTCTACCCCGGGGACGGAAAACGGGGATGGCTTCCAAGGTCGGCAGTGGGCTCAGGATGGAATGGCATGAGCCTGATCCTGTCCGCAGGCGACTTCAACGGAGATACCCACGCAGACGTCCTGGCCCGCGATGCCGCCGGCGACCTCTGGCTCTACCCCGGCAACGGCCGTTCAGGGTGGCTGCCCAGGACCAAAGTGGGCGTGGGCTGGAACGCCATGACCGCCGTCGTCGCTCCTGGTGACTTCAACGGTGACGGTAAGGCGGACGTCATGGCCCGCGACGCTGCGGGGGACTTCTGGCTCTACCCGGGCAATGGTTCAGGCGGCTGGCTTCCGCGTGCCAAGGCAGGAACCGGATGGAACCAGATGACCACCATCCTCGGGCCCGGGGAATTTGGGTCGCCGGGCGGGGACATCATGGCCAAAGACGCCGCAGGAACCCTGTGGCTCTACGAAGGAAACGGTAATGGCGGATGGCTGCCGCGCCGGCAGGTAGGAATCGGGTGGAACGTCATGACGGCGATAGTGACACCCGGCGACATCAACAGCGACGGCGTGCCTGATGTCCTGGCGCGCAACTCCAGCGGAAGCCTGATCCTCTATCGAGGAACGGGTTCAGGTGGCCTGCAGGAGGACCAGCAGGTGGGCGCCGGGTGGAACGTCATGACCGCCATCCTGTGA
- a CDS encoding class I SAM-dependent methyltransferase, with translation MPSVHASRHAWHMTEKTHDGGTLHGEQPTGAGTPEHAHQHDGAQQRGLNLHEDADNAVDMWDGMYKERTKVWSGNPNPQLVAEARDLKPGKALDLGCGEGADAIWLAEQGWTVTALDVSAVALERAAAHAAGTSHADRITWQQQDLAEWTPNAEFDLVSAQFLHSPLLPWRESVAMAAAAVAPGGTLLVVGHHPHGLPSWSHHHDSGMFFTPEQLAGALRLDRDPWFVNVLTDRKRSVTGPDGESGTTLDTVLRAVKSP, from the coding sequence TTGCCTTCCGTCCACGCCTCGCGGCACGCTTGGCATATGACTGAAAAGACGCACGACGGCGGCACCCTCCACGGCGAACAACCCACCGGCGCAGGGACGCCCGAGCATGCCCACCAACACGACGGCGCCCAGCAGCGCGGCTTGAACCTCCACGAGGACGCGGACAACGCTGTGGACATGTGGGATGGCATGTACAAGGAGCGGACCAAAGTGTGGAGCGGAAATCCGAATCCGCAGCTGGTGGCCGAAGCCAGGGACCTGAAACCCGGCAAAGCACTGGACCTTGGTTGTGGCGAAGGCGCCGACGCCATTTGGCTCGCAGAGCAGGGCTGGACCGTGACCGCATTGGATGTCTCCGCCGTCGCGCTTGAACGGGCAGCTGCGCATGCAGCAGGAACCAGCCACGCGGACCGGATCACGTGGCAGCAGCAGGATCTCGCGGAATGGACCCCCAACGCCGAATTCGACCTCGTCTCGGCCCAGTTCCTGCACTCACCCCTGCTGCCCTGGCGCGAGTCCGTGGCAATGGCCGCGGCAGCAGTCGCCCCGGGCGGCACCTTGCTGGTGGTGGGGCACCATCCGCACGGGCTGCCGTCGTGGAGCCACCATCACGACTCCGGCATGTTCTTCACCCCGGAACAGCTGGCAGGGGCATTGCGTCTGGACCGTGACCCGTGGTTCGTCAACGTCCTTACAGACCGCAAGCGTTCGGTCACAGGTCCCGATGGCGAGTCCGGCACCACCCTGGACACGGTTTTGCGGGCAGTAAAAAGCCCCTAA
- a CDS encoding Lrp/AsnC family transcriptional regulator encodes MELSEEDLRLINALQISPRLSWSDAGQVLGVHATTLAARWDRLRESGAAWTTSHLTGDPKNMCLAMVDVDCDMDLRPEVTAALAALPEVITVEEAASNRDLTLTVITRDLEQFSAQLLPRLKEIRGLTKYQTALCTRIHISGYAWRLNVLTKGEQQAVRALAGPESASPLGPDASATPLPDSHLALIPFLARDGRVTAAEIARALGRNPATVQRQLGRVLASRMLSFRCEIAQQFSGYPVTIQWFANVPPGRHEAAAVESRAIRNVRFAASTTGRTNFTIIMWLRSLAEVLEMELTVQQRIPGIELVESVVMLNTAKRVGWMLNPDSTATGEVVAPYAEFLPDGI; translated from the coding sequence ATGGAACTCAGTGAGGAAGATCTTCGCCTGATCAATGCACTGCAAATTTCGCCCCGGCTCAGCTGGTCCGACGCCGGCCAGGTCCTGGGCGTCCATGCCACCACGTTGGCGGCGCGCTGGGACCGGCTCCGGGAGTCGGGAGCCGCCTGGACCACCTCCCACCTCACCGGAGATCCGAAAAACATGTGCCTGGCCATGGTGGACGTTGACTGCGACATGGACCTCCGGCCGGAGGTGACGGCGGCGCTGGCCGCCCTGCCCGAGGTCATTACCGTGGAAGAAGCAGCAAGCAACCGCGACCTGACACTGACCGTCATCACCCGTGACCTGGAGCAGTTCAGTGCGCAACTGCTGCCGAGGCTGAAGGAAATCCGCGGACTCACCAAGTACCAGACCGCACTGTGCACGCGTATCCACATCAGCGGCTACGCGTGGCGCCTCAACGTCCTCACCAAGGGGGAGCAACAGGCGGTCCGCGCGCTCGCAGGACCCGAATCCGCCAGTCCGCTGGGCCCCGACGCGAGCGCAACCCCGCTCCCCGACAGCCACTTGGCGCTGATCCCTTTCCTTGCCCGGGACGGTCGGGTCACCGCAGCAGAGATCGCGAGGGCGCTGGGGCGGAATCCGGCCACCGTGCAGCGGCAACTGGGCAGGGTCCTGGCCAGCCGCATGCTGTCCTTTCGTTGCGAAATCGCCCAACAATTCTCGGGCTACCCGGTCACCATCCAATGGTTCGCCAACGTCCCGCCGGGCAGGCACGAGGCGGCCGCCGTCGAGTCGCGCGCCATCCGCAACGTGCGTTTCGCTGCCTCCACTACAGGGCGCACCAACTTCACCATCATCATGTGGCTGCGGTCCCTGGCCGAGGTCCTGGAAATGGAGCTCACGGTCCAGCAGCGGATTCCGGGCATCGAATTGGTGGAAAGCGTGGTCATGCTGAACACGGCCAAACGCGTGGGGTGGATGCTGAATCCCGATTCCACCGCCACCGGTGAGGTAGTGGCGCCCTACGCGGAATTCCTTCCCGACGGTATTTAG